The sequence below is a genomic window from Carassius auratus strain Wakin chromosome 42, ASM336829v1, whole genome shotgun sequence.
catggtgtcaaactgttttccttaaccttccttaagcgtaaaggagcaactgtatttaaagtgctagaaaagagagagtccatagtttatgttacatcatcaagttgttctgaggttttggatatgctaaggaattcggatacatcaggaagataacttaaaaagcagtcttttgtggtagaagtgatggttcttcgatacttgtaacaagaagtagaatttacaattttggctatatgaagtttacacagaactaaataatgatctgagatatcatcacttggctgaataatttcaacactatcaacatcaattccatgtgacagtattaaatctagagtatgatttcgacaatgagtaggtcctgaaacatgttgtctaacaccaatagagttcagaatgtctaaaaatgctgatcccaatgcatctttttcattatcgacatggatattaaaatcaccaactattaaaactttatctgcagccagaactaactcggatgtaaaatcaccaaactctttaataaagtctgtattgtgccctggtggcctgtatacagtagccagtacaaacataacaggggatttatcattaatattggtttctctggataatgttatatgaagcaccattacttcaaacgagttatacttgaagcctgccctctgagaaatcctgaaaacgttattataaattgaagcaactcctccccctttgccttttagacgcggctcgtgtttataacaataatcttgggggggtggactcatttaaaataatgtaatcatcaggtttaagccaagtttctgtcaaacagagcacatctatattatgatcagttatcatattatttacaaaaagtgtttttgtagaaatggatctgatattcaataagccaagctttatcatttgtttatccatattgcatttgttttttatttgttgaacctcaattaaattgttaaccttaacttggtttggacgttttttgtattttctagctcggggaacagacacagtctctatagtgtgatatctaggtgaaagagtctctatgtgctgagaattaactgacctctgtgacgggaggcagctagcagacggtcggtttagccagttgtctgcttcctgacctgggccccagttagtcaagtataaacactaagactatgtgccatatttctagactgaagagcagcaccaccccaggagggatgaagaccatctcttttaaacaggtcaggtctgccccaaaagctcgtccaattgtctatgaaacctatgttattctgtgggcaccacttatatttattgtttatgttttggaGTAAATAACATGACATGTCATAGCActtaaaaagcatttaataaaggcaattattattataaaaaataaatgaataaaaaattattctggcaaaattactaaaattacggTACTAACGGGTACACGGACCGGCACCGGTCCGGGGACCGGGGGTTTGGAATCACTGCTCTTAAAGACTCCTTTTTCCTACTCCTTCTTCGTGTACTCTTTACTAAAATCATGACCGCATGACAGGTTGTAGGTTCAAACCACAAAAACGTGAACTTGACTCAAAATGTTTAAACTCAAAGGAAATTTGACAGTACTTTCCCTCTACTTTAACTGACAATTCAGACATGCTATTGTTTCAGAGCTATTGTATCTCACATGAAAAGCTGATAGAGAAGTTCATTAGtgcaaaatgtacatttctgGATGTGTCACTAGCCATCTAAACAAACTGATAATGATTGGTAAAAGACAGGCTAAAATAATTGTCAGGCAAATGgacaaatgctttaaaatatttgtcTGTAAATACTGTTTGCTGTAGcatgtttgctgtttttttatttgttcatactTGACTATAACCAATTATATTCTATTTATTCTTActgtaaatttgtttttattgaaatttCAGAGACAAGTTTGAAATAGGCACAAGATATTAATGTGTGGTTCTAATGGACCAAGAAACAGACCAATAAAACACTAATTGAATCATCCTTTATTTGTAAAAGTATCATGTCACACAACATTAAAGTTtctttaacacatttattttttgttttttagttgagTGTACCATGCTTCTAAATTAGAACTGTGAAACGTTCCATACCCGGGGTTACAAACTGGGTTTAGAACAATAGTAACTCAGGGGGGGAAGCCTTtcggaaacaaacaaaaaaacaaaaaagccttatgcattttttttttatttatcaaatatgatttttaaacttttataaacTCATTAACTCCATGCCTGTTTCTTGCAAACACCAATATTAGCACAGATGGTTCCGGCATCATCAGTGGTTGAAAGTTCTTCAACCAGAATGTCCGTGAACTGGTTCACTAACTTCCTACACACTGACTTAAGGAATCCAATCTCATCACAGATCGTCCCCAGCTTATTTTTTATGTCGTCCTGTAGGAAATGAAGTCATTAGTctcacattaatttattaaagcTTATAAGAAAGTACTGATACCGACCGGAGTGGCTCCATTGGAGAGCTGTTTTTTCAGTTTCTTCATCACCCACTTGCAAGCCCAGCACTTTCCAGGGAGTTGTTCTGTTTCTATCTCACCCTAACATATCAACATATGGCAGTATTTTAGTATCAATAGTTTATATGACATTTAGAATCGAATTAGCAGTTAAAAATGGGCATGACTAGCTGTTTAAAACACATTGTCTAGCTTATGCATCCTGCAAACACTCTTGAAGTTTCATTTCAGTATATGACAACAACAACCTTTATTTACAAAGCAcatttaacacaataaatattgatccaaagtgctgtacatagtGCATAGAAGGACtacactatataaaaaaaactattacaactTTCCAaatctaaagaataaaaatgtgttttcagagtagatttaaaaatgtaGGAAGGAGCAGACTGTAACGATCAGGACacaggaaacgagagatccaagagcagtgtgtgtttattgggtaatccaaaaatcTGAACCCAAAAACAAGTAGAGGGGTCATAACCAAAAATCAgtccagaaacaaacaaacaggagcAAGAAACTAGAAACACCAGGAAACCAGGTGACGGAAAttaaggactccatgacacagacAGAAAACTGACCGGTTTAAATAGACAGGATAATGacgatgaaagtgaagacacctgagtgcaattaacaggtgtccaattaccgtgatgaagggacaaggctttgtgggaaatgtaatGCCTGCgttgaggtgcctatggggaagtgagaccactagtggacacccagagaaacacagaccagacactgtgacacagaCCTCTCATGATAAAGGGAGAGCATTGCACAGCTTGGACCCAGCCACCGAAAAGGCTCGATCACCCTTTAATTTGTAGCGACTTCgtgacacatttaaaagcaagTGATTTGAAGATCTAAGTGACCTAGCAGGACAGTATGGCACAATAAGATCACAAATATACCTTGGTGCACAGCCAGACAATGCTTTATAAACAAACATAAGGATCTTAAAATCAACTTGAACCTTAATGGGAACCCAGTGAAGGGATGCCAAAACAGGAGAAATATGATCCCTCTTTCTAAACCCAGTCAAAAGTCTTGCAGCTGCATTTTGAACAATTTGTAATCGAGATGAAGTGAAGATTGAGGAAGACCACAATGAAAAGAGTTGCAATAATCTAATCGTGATGTTACAAAAGCATGAATTGCAAATTCTAAGCCTTTGCTTGAAAGACAATTCTTCAACTTTGCAATAGATCTTAAATGGAAAAAGCTTCCTCTAATAACCACACTAAgttgttcatcaaagaatagtGAAGAGTCAAAGATCACTCCAaggtttttgatttgtttgcatACATTTGTTGAGAGAGGACCTAACTGTGCTTTCAGAGCAGGAGAGCAATCTGCCGGACAACCGAGAATTAAAACTTCTGTTTTATCCTCATTTAGCTGCAAAAAAATATTAGTCATCCACATCTTGATATCATCTAAACATTCCAATAACACATTAAATGAAGCAGGGGTGTCAAGCCTTACTGGAAAGTAAAGCTGACAATCATCTGCATAATAGTGAGATGAAATGCTGTACTTCTGAAAAATTAGGGCCAGGGGCAGCGTATAAAGGGAAAACAATAAAGGTCCCAAAATAGATCCCTGGGGCACACCAAACAAAACAGGCGCAGATGACGAGGAACAATTTCCTAAATTTACAGAAAAATTCCTCTTTTCTTGGTAAGAAGCAAACCACTTTAGtacatatattagtatatatatttagtaCTATATATTCTAGTTGTTCaagaagaatgttgtggtcaatggTATCAAATGCAGCGCTCAGGTGTAACATAACCAGCAAAACACAAGAGCCTGAATCTAGAGCAAGCAATATAAATTTGTATCCCTCAGCAGAGCTGACTCAGTGCTATGTAATGATCTAAAGCCAGATTGGAACATGtccaacatattaaaataattcaaataaaactgGAGCTGTGAAAAAACTACTTTCTCTAAAAGCTTAGAGATGAAAGGCAGTTTAGAGATCGGTCGAAAGTTACTGCACATTTCTGGATCAAGTTGAGGTTTTTTCAACATAAGTTGTACAATTGCGTATTTAAAACTAGCTGGAATGACACCTTTGGCTAAAGAACTGTATATGAAAGCAGTTACCATATGACTAATGGTAGAAAAAAACATCCTTAAAAAGATGAGCTGGGATAATATCAAGCTTAGAACCAGAACACTTCATAGTAGAGATTATAAGCTAGCTGATTAGGAGAAACAGGTTTAAAGTTAGACAGACAACTCATGGGACAaggcaattgcaagtgacatgtTAGGATGGAACAATAGAGCTTctaatatgatacattttttgagtgaaatgttttaaaaagactTCACAAAGCTCAATAGAGGCCTGGTGGTCAAATTTAGAATAGAGTCAATCGTATCAAACAGCATCAAATGTATCTATAGACTGGGATCGATGCATAAGACAGTGATTAATCATCTGACAGTCATATTATTGTTTGGCCAAGGTAGTAGTAAATTCTACCATCACCTAAATAGGTCATGTAGTTTTACTATTTTCAAATAACAGTTTGTGAATTTTGATGTGTAAAataatcgcatacaaaataatcacaattaatcaaaataaaagttttagtttgCATAAAAGATGttttgcatatatttattatgcatatgcaGTCAAGGAAagcttgaaaattaaaaaataactgaaaaataacagAATGCCAACTTAAAAATTCAAACAAATTGACCATGGTAAACGATGTTAAGGATGACTTACAGAGCTTTCTTCAAATCCATTTCCAATGGAAGCTTCTTTGTGCATTTCCCAGTGAAGGGCACAAACTGTAAGAAAAAATGCACGATAAATGTAGCAcataatgtgttcatttaatataatacatgAGTTTAGTTAAAGAGCGATATGTGATATGTATACTTTAGGTACATTCAAGCTggttttagcatgactagcattgcACATCAATGAACTTGAGCCGGTCCAAATATGTCTATGCAGTCTTTTCCAGCTAGGCAAACAAAATTAAGACAAGTAGGTGGATAAAGATAACCAACAACTGATCTGTGCTAGTTATACCTGAGGATATCAGCAGGGTAATCAGGATGATTCTCCGCAGCATCTTGTTTGGCAAAAGAGTCCGAACACAATGAGACTGAAAACTCTCCTCTTGTTGGCTGAAGGTCTTTGATGACACTCTTACTAAAACCCCTCTATTTTTACAAGTAACCACAGACACTGTGAGACCACAGACATCGCACACAGGGGCGTCATGCACTCATCATTTCTAAGGGGGCacgagttgggggggggggggtcatttgacacacagcagccacaacaGCACTTAAGTTGtatttatgttttactttttctTCTAAACATTTCCAAACGCATTTACTGAATTAACATATATATCTTGATTCCCACCTTAATAGATTATGTTGATCTAAAGTGTGCAATGGTCAAAGTAAGCTGATAATGTAATCTATTATATGttcataaaaatgtgtgtttactTTGAATTAACAAGGGTGTTACGCCATAACATATTTCTATGACATAATTCATATTTCTATTATTGAGTTCATATTTCATGTGAATTTATAATTGAaagttaatgtaaataaaaacattgcaagttAGACATTTTAGTtcaagcactctcaaaaactaccattaaaatgaATGAAGCTGTTCACACTATGAAATTAACATCTTACAGATTTGTACACACATtcgcactttgttgtttctggtGAGAGTATTCGCCAGAAAGAGGCATTCAGTCAAGCGAGCGAGTGAACAAAATTccggcattttagcgatgactcatctgattaaatataaatatatatatatatatatatatatatatatatatatatatatatatatatatatatatatatatataggctatttatttatttatccttttgTCTTTAGGAGGCaacattcaaaatccacttggctcaaaaaTCTGAGGGGGCACGTGCACCCTCTCtctgaatgggcatgacgcctctgatTGCACAGACCAGTTGCGTTTGAAATCTTGCATTTGAAAAGGGTTGCCCTAATGCCACCCCATTGGGACTAATTTATGCCAGTGCAACTAGAAGCAACCTCAAAGAATAGATGAATGATCAATTGTTATTACCCACTCTTTTCGAATTCCCTCGACCTTCATGAAGAAAGAGTCTCTTTAACTTGCAGGGCATTTGATGGTTTTCACACTAAACCACACGTTGAGGTTTTCAGTATAGAATCAAGAACTGCTTCCCCATTTCTAATTCTCAAACTGTCATAATTTTAAAAGTCCTTCATGAATTGATGTGACATTATGAATCAGTAACAAACCCTGAGAGTACAGAGAGAAAAATCTACACCATATCTTCTCATTTCTGTAATCTTAGCATTTCTGTAACTCTTACAACTAAAATATCCAATAATTGACGTTATGCAACAATGGTAAACAAAGTTTAATTTCAAGACAGATCGTCTAGTTTGTTAGTGTTTGTTTAACATAAAATACCCCACACATTACAGTCATTACATTGCTTAAAAAGTTGCCCCGTATCATCACCTTTAGAGTCTTTCATTCTGTAATCAGAAAACACTGTACGTGCTTAATTTATGTCACAGAATGTTGCTTATCGGAGCTCATGAAGACAAAATTAGGGAAAAGGTATTTAATCCAACTACACAAGGAATACAGAGAAACAGGTTTGCAACTCATCCAAAACACAATGTTAGACAGGACCCTGAACTCAAGAAACATGGGAATATAAATCCTAAACCAAATGAAGACTAATAGGCTGATTAATAGAAAAGAGGGGAATTCCCAAAACTGGGAAACTAGGTCAAACAAGGAACTGTAGACAAAAATCATACAATCCATAGAACATACatgtgagattttatttatttatttttgacagacTGAAAATAACTGACTCATTAGaatcatttataatttaactACACTGCATGTGCCATTGAAGAGGTATTTTGCAGGAAACCTGGGTATTTTTGTACAGAATTTGGAAAAATTCACACGTAAGGAACCATACGTCATTAGGTTTtcttattttactgtatagtcatttatcttaaaataaaaccaaatctgaATAAGGAACATTCTAGGTTCTGACCACTGATATGTATATAAATTCTACTATACTATTATAATACCACTATAGATCAGTGATTCCAACCCTAGACACAATCTACTGCTATTATACTGAATTCACCAAACCAGATATTCAT
It includes:
- the LOC113060931 gene encoding antimicrobial peptide NK-lysin-like, with product MLRRIILITLLISSVCALHWEMHKEASIGNGFEESSGEIETEQLPGKCWACKWVMKKLKKQLSNGATPDDIKNKLGTICDEIGFLKSVCRKLVNQFTDILVEELSTTDDAGTICANIGVCKKQAWS